One genomic region from Ornithinimicrobium flavum encodes:
- the rodA gene encoding rod shape-determining protein RodA — translation MGPLRRGPRLTLVGALLIWSATHAWAGSALAVRHLVNAAIGIVLALALVAVDVRWLRAVAPWLYLGGLAGLALVLTPLGQTVNGSRSWLFLPGGFSLQPAELAKIALVIGLAMILAEGRDPYRPPGWREVLLAWVLAAVPVGLIMLQPDLGSALVLGVLTIGVVAASGASGRWTLVALGGTVAAVVAAVRVPLLDPYQVDRLLAFRDPSLDPQGIGYQTRQVRLAIGSGGWSGTGLGEGPQTQGGFIPFQHTDFVFSVAGEELGLLGCLGLLVLLGFLVLRALVVGLRSQDPFGRLVAVGVACWFAFQTFQNVGMNLGLMPVTGLPLPYLSYGGSSMLACWLALGLLACAQQRTDPRGGLVRRVRT, via the coding sequence CTGGGCCCCCTTCGTCGCGGCCCTCGGCTCACCCTCGTCGGCGCCCTGCTCATCTGGTCGGCCACCCACGCCTGGGCGGGGTCGGCGCTGGCGGTGCGCCACCTCGTCAACGCGGCGATCGGGATCGTGCTGGCGCTGGCCCTGGTGGCGGTCGACGTGCGCTGGCTCCGGGCGGTGGCGCCGTGGCTCTACCTCGGCGGCCTGGCCGGGCTCGCCCTGGTGCTGACGCCGCTGGGCCAGACGGTCAACGGCTCCCGCTCCTGGCTCTTCCTGCCCGGCGGCTTCTCCCTGCAGCCGGCCGAGCTGGCCAAGATCGCCCTGGTGATCGGGCTGGCGATGATCCTCGCCGAGGGCCGCGACCCCTACCGACCGCCGGGGTGGCGGGAGGTCCTGCTCGCCTGGGTCCTGGCGGCGGTGCCGGTCGGGCTCATCATGCTGCAGCCCGACCTCGGCAGCGCTCTCGTCCTGGGCGTGCTCACCATCGGGGTGGTCGCGGCCTCCGGTGCGTCCGGGCGGTGGACCCTGGTGGCCCTGGGCGGCACGGTCGCCGCGGTCGTCGCGGCCGTGCGGGTCCCGCTCCTCGACCCCTACCAGGTCGACAGGCTCCTGGCCTTCCGGGACCCGAGCCTGGACCCGCAGGGGATCGGCTACCAGACCCGGCAGGTGCGGCTGGCCATCGGGTCCGGCGGCTGGTCGGGAACCGGCCTGGGGGAGGGGCCCCAGACCCAGGGCGGTTTCATCCCGTTCCAGCACACCGATTTCGTCTTCTCCGTCGCCGGCGAGGAGCTGGGGCTGCTGGGCTGCCTCGGTCTGCTGGTGCTGCTCGGGTTCCTGGTGCTGCGGGCGCTCGTCGTGGGGCTGCGCAGCCAGGACCCCTTCGGCCGGCTGGTGGCCGTCGGCGTGGCCTGCTGGTTCGCCTTCCAGACCTTCCAGAACGTGGGGATGAACCTCGGGCTGATGCCGGTGACGGGCCTGCCGCTGCCCTACCTGTCCTACGGCGGGTCCTCCATGCTGGCCTGCTGGCTCGCGCTCGGGTTGCTCGCCTGCGCCCAGCAGCGGACCGACCCGCGAGGGGGCTTGGTCCGGAGAGTGCGCACCTGA
- a CDS encoding riboflavin kinase, giving the protein MAEGMRAWSSTALRAALAEGDVVTAAEILDRPHRVSGEVVHGHHRGRELGYPTANLSPDSEGLVPADGVYAGWLERPALPEDHPDRRLPAAISVGTNPTFDDVVRRTVEAYVLDRTDLDLYGEVVRVDFVERLRSNVRFDSLEALMGQMAADVDRTRALLS; this is encoded by the coding sequence ATGGCCGAGGGGATGCGCGCCTGGTCATCCACCGCGCTGCGCGCAGCGCTGGCGGAGGGGGACGTGGTCACCGCCGCCGAGATCCTCGACCGCCCCCACCGCGTGTCCGGAGAGGTGGTGCACGGTCATCACCGGGGACGGGAGCTCGGCTACCCCACGGCCAACCTGTCCCCCGACAGCGAGGGCCTCGTCCCCGCCGACGGCGTCTACGCCGGCTGGCTGGAACGGCCGGCCCTCCCGGAGGACCATCCGGACCGGCGGCTGCCGGCAGCCATCTCGGTCGGGACCAACCCCACGTTCGACGACGTCGTGCGCCGCACCGTGGAGGCCTACGTCCTGGACCGCACCGACCTGGACCTCTACGGAGAGGTCGTCCGGGTCGACTTCGTGGAGCGGCTGCGCTCCAACGTGCGGTTCGACTCCCTCGAGGCCCTCATGGGGCAGATGGCCGCCGACGTCGACCGCACCCGGGCGCTGCTCAGCTAG
- the truB gene encoding tRNA pseudouridine(55) synthase TruB has translation MTADPTPVGDGLLVVDKPAGWTSHDVVARLRRFCCTRRVGHAGTLDPMATGVLVVGVNRGTKLLTFLVGHDKAYAATVRLGRSTLTDDAEGEATGGADAGHLTEEQVRAAVTTLTGDLEQVPSAVSAIKVDGKRSYARVRSGEDVQLAARPVRVTRFEVLTLRRAGEHDRQGAPVPGGLLDVDVEVEVSSGTYVRALARDLGAALGVGGHLTALRRTRVGGLGLDRAVSLEQLDPEVGPGPAAQLVDLADAARSALPARELTAQEARALGYGQRIPSERPGREGPVAAFAPDGTLVAVLDESRPDARPHVVLAPAGAK, from the coding sequence GTGACGGCCGACCCGACGCCCGTCGGGGACGGTCTGCTCGTCGTCGACAAGCCGGCCGGCTGGACCAGCCATGACGTCGTCGCCCGGTTGCGACGGTTCTGCTGCACCCGACGGGTGGGGCACGCGGGCACCCTGGACCCGATGGCGACCGGGGTCCTGGTCGTGGGGGTGAACCGGGGGACCAAGTTGCTCACCTTCCTCGTCGGGCACGACAAGGCGTATGCCGCGACCGTGCGCCTGGGCCGGTCGACCCTCACCGACGACGCCGAGGGGGAGGCCACCGGTGGGGCCGACGCCGGGCACCTCACCGAGGAGCAGGTCCGCGCCGCCGTCACGACCCTCACCGGCGACCTCGAGCAGGTCCCCAGCGCCGTGAGCGCGATCAAGGTCGACGGGAAGCGCTCCTACGCCCGGGTCCGGTCCGGCGAGGACGTCCAGCTGGCGGCGCGACCGGTGAGGGTGACCCGCTTCGAGGTGCTGACGCTGCGCCGGGCGGGGGAGCACGATCGGCAGGGCGCGCCGGTGCCCGGGGGTCTGCTCGACGTGGATGTCGAGGTGGAGGTGTCCTCGGGCACGTACGTGCGCGCCCTGGCGCGGGACCTGGGGGCCGCGCTGGGCGTGGGAGGGCACCTCACCGCGCTGCGGCGCACCCGGGTCGGAGGGTTGGGCCTGGACCGGGCGGTGAGCCTGGAGCAGCTCGACCCCGAGGTCGGGCCCGGACCCGCGGCCCAGCTCGTTGACCTCGCTGACGCCGCGAGGTCGGCGCTGCCGGCGCGGGAGCTGACGGCGCAGGAGGCGCGCGCACTGGGGTACGGGCAGCGGATCCCCTCCGAGCGCCCGGGTCGGGAGGGACCGGTCGCCGCGTTCGCCCCGGACGGGACGCTGGTGGCCGTCCTGGACGAGAGCCGGCCGGACGCCCGCCCCCACGTGGTCCTCGCCCCCGCCGGCGCGAAGTAG
- the rbfA gene encoding 30S ribosome-binding factor RbfA, with protein MADQARSRRIAERTKQLVTQGLSQVVKDERVGFVTITDVRVTGDLQHASVFYTVLGTEEDRATAAEVLEQYRGRLRSFVGRGLGIRLTPSLEFILDALPEDAQHMDDLLRQVAERDAELAAARRAAGYAGDEDPYRKPRPASEEAGSAPQDAEPDAGRP; from the coding sequence ATGGCCGACCAGGCACGCAGCCGCAGGATCGCCGAGCGGACCAAGCAGCTGGTGACCCAGGGACTCTCGCAGGTGGTCAAGGACGAGCGGGTCGGCTTCGTCACGATCACCGACGTCCGGGTGACGGGTGACCTCCAGCACGCCAGCGTCTTCTACACCGTCCTGGGGACGGAGGAGGACCGCGCGACCGCCGCGGAGGTCCTGGAGCAGTACCGCGGCAGGCTCCGCTCGTTCGTCGGGCGCGGGCTGGGCATCCGTCTGACGCCGAGCCTCGAGTTCATCCTTGACGCCCTGCCGGAGGACGCCCAGCACATGGACGACCTGCTGCGCCAGGTGGCCGAGCGGGACGCCGAGCTCGCCGCCGCGCGCCGGGCGGCCGGCTACGCCGGGGACGAGGACCCCTACCGCAAGCCCCGCCCGGCCTCGGAGGAGGCCGGCTCCGCCCCTCAGGACGCCGAGCCGGACGCCGGGCGTCCGTGA
- a CDS encoding copper chaperone PCu(A)C, giving the protein MRTTWPLLVLTSVLVLLPGCGSGSERTDSGDAESAAIVDTVEEDLMLVDGWAEATDGVRTGVFGTLVNSSEQDISLARVESELTALVELHVTVDGAAGGLMEPADDGFVVPAGGELVLEPGGDHLMLLQLDAPVETGQDLELTLVTADGQEYAVTVTVRDAPGAAVPRRVGTVLLA; this is encoded by the coding sequence GTGCGCACCACCTGGCCCCTCCTCGTCCTCACCTCGGTCCTCGTCCTGCTCCCCGGCTGCGGCTCCGGGTCCGAGCGGACCGACTCCGGCGACGCCGAGTCCGCCGCCATCGTCGACACGGTGGAGGAGGACCTCATGCTCGTCGACGGCTGGGCCGAGGCCACCGACGGGGTGAGGACCGGCGTCTTCGGCACGCTGGTGAACAGCTCGGAGCAGGACATCTCCCTCGCCCGCGTCGAGAGCGAACTCACCGCACTGGTCGAGCTGCACGTCACGGTGGACGGAGCCGCGGGCGGCCTGATGGAGCCGGCCGACGACGGCTTCGTCGTCCCCGCGGGCGGCGAGCTGGTCCTGGAGCCCGGTGGTGACCACCTGATGCTGCTGCAGCTGGACGCTCCGGTCGAGACGGGTCAGGACCTCGAGCTGACCCTGGTCACCGCCGACGGGCAGGAGTATGCCGTGACCGTCACCGTGCGCGACGCACCGGGGGCAGCGGTGCCGCGCCGGGTCGGAACGGTCCTGCTGGCCTGA